The following are from one region of the Alicyclobacillus fastidiosus genome:
- a CDS encoding PTS transporter subunit EIIC: MLGQLQKIGKALMLPIAVLPAAGLLLRLGQPDTLNIPFMAAAGNAVFNFLPILFAIGVAVGFAKNNHGFAGLAGFVSYEILTDGAKAINSTINLDALGGILAGIITGVIFNAVTKRKDVKWAQFMGGTKGLAVVLITLVSILLALIFGYVWPFVQTGINDLGSWIGALGAVGAGIYGLLNRLLIPFGLHHVVNSYIWFVYGSWHGKTGDMTRFFAGDPSAGGFMAGMFPIMMFGLPSAALAMVAAAKPERRRMVFGIMGAAALTSFLTGVTEPIEFSFMFLAPVLYVVHAILTGLSLAICYALGIRDGFNFSAGLIDYVLNRNHATHGYWLIPIGIAFGIVYFVVFYFSIKIFDIKTPGREDGDGSGTIPGAGFIFDEMQVAADEPANVPAASSTTPAAADLSTMAGKAKAYLDALGGPENVVEVEACTTRLRLNVKDMGQLNEPVLKQLGSSGVMKLNQHNAQVVVGTIADMLVEEMKQFM, encoded by the coding sequence ATGCTCGGTCAGTTACAGAAAATCGGCAAGGCTTTGATGCTGCCTATCGCTGTCCTTCCAGCGGCCGGCCTCTTGCTCCGCCTGGGACAACCAGACACCTTAAATATTCCGTTTATGGCAGCAGCGGGCAATGCGGTGTTTAACTTCTTGCCAATTTTGTTCGCCATCGGCGTCGCCGTCGGTTTTGCGAAAAACAACCATGGGTTTGCAGGTCTTGCGGGGTTTGTCTCCTATGAGATCCTGACAGATGGTGCAAAGGCCATCAATAGTACGATCAATCTCGATGCGCTCGGCGGCATTCTCGCAGGTATTATCACAGGCGTCATTTTTAATGCTGTGACAAAGCGCAAAGACGTTAAATGGGCGCAGTTCATGGGTGGAACCAAGGGACTTGCCGTGGTGCTCATCACGCTGGTGTCGATTCTCTTGGCACTCATCTTCGGCTATGTTTGGCCGTTTGTGCAGACGGGCATCAACGACCTCGGCAGTTGGATTGGCGCCCTCGGCGCGGTAGGGGCAGGTATTTACGGCCTTTTGAACCGGTTGCTTATTCCGTTTGGACTACACCACGTCGTCAACTCGTACATTTGGTTCGTCTACGGTTCCTGGCATGGGAAGACCGGTGATATGACGCGCTTCTTCGCAGGAGATCCGTCGGCTGGCGGATTTATGGCTGGCATGTTCCCGATTATGATGTTTGGTCTGCCATCCGCAGCCCTCGCAATGGTCGCAGCTGCGAAGCCAGAACGGCGACGGATGGTCTTTGGCATCATGGGCGCTGCTGCACTGACGTCTTTCTTGACGGGCGTAACGGAGCCGATCGAGTTTTCGTTCATGTTCTTAGCGCCTGTGCTCTACGTCGTTCACGCGATTCTTACAGGACTTAGCCTAGCGATTTGCTATGCGCTTGGCATCCGCGACGGCTTCAATTTCTCGGCGGGGCTCATCGACTACGTGCTCAACCGAAACCACGCGACGCACGGGTATTGGTTGATCCCGATTGGCATCGCATTTGGTATCGTGTACTTTGTGGTCTTTTACTTCAGCATCAAAATTTTTGACATCAAGACGCCTGGCCGCGAGGATGGCGACGGCAGCGGCACCATTCCAGGTGCAGGGTTCATCTTTGACGAGATGCAAGTGGCAGCGGACGAGCCAGCGAACGTACCGGCAGCATCATCGACGACGCCTGCGGCAGCTGACCTCAGTACCATGGCCGGAAAGGCAAAGGCGTATTTGGACGCGCTCGGCGGCCCAGAAAACGTCGTGGAAGTGGAAGCTTGTACGACTCGCCTGCGCCTCAATGTGAAGGATATGGGCCAATTGAACGAACCCGTGCTCAAACAGCTCGGTTCGAGTGGTGTCATGAAGCTCAACCAGCACAACGCGCAAGTGGTCGTCGGTACGATAGCCGACATGCTAGTCGAAGAGATGAAGCAGTTCATGTAA
- a CDS encoding PTS transporter subunit EIIC translates to MQTKLGLGKVVGLMAVVFAIGAILYWLGGPSAANVTFIQAVGYAILSNYAIILAVGISIGMAKENQGAAALAAFLGFEVIVQGANSLTSSIDIGDKGSIVLVAGLIAGVLAGYMYNRYHKTKLPAVLAFFGGRRFVPIITAGACLLIAFVLGHIWH, encoded by the coding sequence ATGCAAACCAAACTAGGGCTTGGGAAAGTCGTCGGGTTGATGGCAGTCGTATTCGCCATCGGAGCCATTCTGTATTGGCTAGGCGGACCGAGCGCGGCCAACGTGACCTTCATACAGGCTGTCGGCTATGCCATTCTTTCGAACTACGCAATCATTCTCGCTGTTGGGATCTCTATTGGCATGGCGAAAGAAAATCAAGGCGCTGCAGCATTGGCCGCGTTTTTGGGATTTGAGGTCATCGTTCAGGGCGCAAATTCCCTCACTTCCTCGATTGACATCGGGGATAAAGGGTCCATCGTCCTCGTGGCGGGTCTCATCGCCGGCGTTCTCGCAGGCTATATGTACAATCGCTACCACAAGACGAAGTTGCCAGCCGTACTTGCGTTCTTCGGCGGACGCCGCTTCGTACCCATCATTACTGCGGGCGCGTGTCTCTTGATCGCGTTTGTACTCGGCCACATCTGGCATTGA
- a CDS encoding transcription antiterminator — MSDNVSPYVIERVLNNNVLILQAKNGDEQIVIGRGIGFGAKRGSAISLRDQRIEKRFSLVHAVNQQHFEQLFSVVPNEVVGIAEEIIALATHELGVELHEHIHVALADHIGFALTRLRGGITIENPFLEEIKMLYPQAWSVAKTGASWIENRFRIAIPNEEVGFLTLHLHSASHAHGIGETVRVTDAVTLAVHELERILERPLPRTQLNYARMVIHLRFAIQRVLRNEPIQNPLADMIMHRLPESFEVAKRVAHVIESRLKIVFPSDEIAYLTLHVERFSPN, encoded by the coding sequence ATGAGTGACAATGTATCGCCGTACGTGATTGAGCGGGTCCTAAACAACAACGTGTTGATTTTACAGGCGAAAAATGGGGACGAGCAAATCGTCATCGGCAGAGGTATCGGATTCGGTGCGAAGCGAGGCAGTGCAATCAGCCTTCGCGATCAGCGAATTGAAAAGCGATTTTCCTTAGTCCACGCGGTGAACCAGCAGCATTTTGAACAACTGTTTTCCGTCGTGCCCAACGAAGTGGTAGGCATCGCGGAGGAGATTATTGCACTGGCGACACATGAACTGGGGGTGGAATTGCACGAGCACATCCACGTGGCCCTCGCCGATCACATCGGCTTTGCATTGACCCGGCTGCGGGGTGGCATCACGATTGAGAACCCGTTTCTCGAGGAGATCAAGATGCTCTATCCACAGGCGTGGTCTGTAGCCAAAACAGGGGCGTCGTGGATCGAGAACCGCTTCCGTATTGCGATTCCAAACGAGGAAGTTGGGTTTCTCACCCTGCACTTGCATTCGGCGAGCCACGCGCATGGTATTGGCGAGACAGTTCGCGTGACTGATGCTGTCACGCTGGCGGTGCACGAGTTGGAGCGCATTCTGGAGAGACCATTGCCTCGAACCCAGCTGAATTACGCCCGTATGGTGATTCACTTGCGATTTGCGATTCAGCGCGTACTGAGGAATGAGCCGATACAGAATCCGCTTGCCGACATGATCATGCACAGGCTGCCAGAGAGTTTTGAAGTGGCGAAGCGCGTGGCACACGTGATTGAATCGAGGCTGAAAATCGTCTTTCCCAGCGACGAAATTGCCTATTTGACGCTGCACGTCGAACGCTTTTCTCCTAACTGA